The DNA window GAATCAAGTCCGGGCCCTCAGGTGTCGCGGGCGGATCCCGAGCGCGAGCAAGGCGGCAAGATAGACGAAACCGCCAAGCGCGATCCAGGTCAAAAGATGCCGGATGCGCTCGCCCGAGTCCATTGCGATCCAGCGCGCGGTGTCGTCGGCGCCGAGATGAATGACGCACCCCATGATGAGGCTGGCGGTCAGACCTCTGGCCAGGAGGACGATCCAGCCGGCTTGCGGTCGCAGGATCCCGTCTTTCAGCAGGCCGCGCAGGAGCAAGCCTGCATTGAGCATGGCGGCAATGGTGGTGCCCAACGCAAGACCCGCATGACCCAGCGGAATCATGAGGATCAGATTGCAGCCCAAGCCGACCAGCAGGGCGATGGCGGCGATGCGCGCCGGGATTTTCATCTCCTGGCGCGCATAGTAGCCGGGTGCGAGTACCTTGATGCCCATAAAGCCGATAAGGCCAAGCGAGTAGGCCATCAGGCTGTGGCTCGCCATCGCTACGTCATCGGCGTTGAATTCGCCGGAATGAAACAGGGTTGCCATCAGTGGGCCAGCCAGAACCAGCAGCCCGACCGCCGCGGGGACGCCGAGCAACAGGATCCAGCGTAACGCCCAGTTCAGGGTCTCGGAGAACGATTCCGGATCGTTCGCGGCATGACGTCTGGACAGGCGCGGCAAAATAACGGTGCCGAGCGTGGCCGCGAGAATCCCCAGCGGGAATTCCATTAAACGGTCGGAGTAATAGAGCCAGGAGATGCTGCCGGTCGTCAGAAAGGAGGCCAGAAGGGTATCCAGCAGGAGGCTGATCTGGGCGACCGAGACGCCGAACAGGGCCGGTCCCATCCGCCGGATCACCTGCCCGATGCCTGGATCCTTGCGTGTGAGTCGTGGACGAGGTAGCAGATCGAGTTGCGCCAGAAATGGAAGTTGAAAGGCCAACTGGATCATGCCCGCAAACAGCACACCCCATGCTAGCGCCATGATGGGCTGTTCCATGCGCGGTGCCAGCACGATTGTGCAGCCAATCAGCGACAGGTTGAGCAGCACCGGGGTGAAGGCCGGGATCCCGAAGCGTTCGTAGGTGTTCAGGATGCCGCCGGCAAGGGCGGTCAAGGAGATGAACAGCACATACGGAAACGTCAGCCGCAGCATGGCCGTCGCGAGTTCCCACTGGGCGACGTCGTGCGCGAAACCGGGGGCGAAGATCAGGATCAGCACCGGCGCGCCGAGGACGCCGAGCGCCGTGATCAGAAGCAGGACGGCGCCGAACGTGCCGGCGATGTCGTCGACGAAATGCTTGAGTGCCGGGAAGCCGTGCGTTTCGCGATACGCGTTGAGGACGGGCACGAAGGCCATCGAAAAGGCCCCTTCGGCGAACAGTCGGCGCATGAAATTCGGGATCTTGAAGGCGACGAAAAAGGCGTCGGTGCCCGCATCCGCGCCGAACGCGTGTGCCACGACCAGATCGCGGGCAAAGCCCAGAATGCGCGAAAGCAGGGTGTTGCCGCCGACCTTGGCGAGCGAGGCCGCGAGTGATGCCAAGGATTGGGGTGCTCCACGGGAAAGCGGCGATTATACGGCTGGCCGGGGTTGGCGGCGATGGCGGGCAAGGAGATCCTCATCACCTATCAGTTACTCACGGGCATGAAAAGCGGGCAACGGGAGGTCGTTTTGAAGGCACCGCTTCAGACGGCGCAGGCCGCGCGTGAACCACGAGACCAGGCTACGATAGAGTTTCCTGAAGCTCCAATGCGCGGGGTCGTTCTGCGCCTGGACTTTTTTTCGAGTGGTGTCGGATCGTTCAGCCCCTCGTCTCGGCCGGCGCGAACACACCAGTACATGGCCAAGGCCATGATGAGCACCAGTCGCTCCAAACGCTCGGCATGCTGGAGTTGCGAATCCTCCAAGTCGAAGCCCCGGCCCTTGACGTCGGAGAACATCGGTTCGATGGCCCAGCGAGCAGCGTCGTCAAGCACGCTTGCCCGTGTCGGGGCGGCGTCCATGGCAATGATCCACGGCTCGGGGTGGCCATCCTCGTGCAGGATCCCGAGGTTCGTGATCACCCCCTGCGCAAACAGGCGCACACCGGTGAAGTAACGTTCCGTCACCCCGTGTGCCAACGCGCCCGTCGTCGTCTCATCGCCCTGCCCGGTATCCGTTAGCACGTTGCTCTTCAGGCGCAGCCGGTCGCTCCAGCCCCGGGCTTGGAGCCACCCGAACAGGCCCGCCGACGGATAGAACCGGTCCGCCGATAGCAGCACGCGCGCCCCGGACGGCAGCCAGGCCAGGAGCGGCTCCAACACCACCTGCTGGCCCGCGAAGCCGAGATTGGCCGCCCCTTCCTCAGCCCGCCACGCCAGCGGTATCGCGCGATCACCCACCCGCAACGCCACCATCAGCAGCGCCATCCGATCACCCAAATCGGTTTGGTCCAGGCTCAACAACACCGTCTGACCATGGCTGGCCGCCTTCGCCAACTCCGCTCGTGCAAAGGGCTCAATCACCATTCCCGGACCCAACCGCGGATTCTTCAGCAAACGCCTCAGCCATTGCTCGCGCATGTCCTGCCGCTCGGTGTCCAAGGGCAGCAGATTGGCCAACTCCACCGTGTTCGGGGTTTGGCCTTCGATCATCGCCCCGACCGCCAACGCCAGCTTGCTCACCACCGTCTTGCGCAGACGCGGGTGCACCTCGCGCAGCCCGCACGCCACTTCATCAGCCAATCGTTTGACGCTTCCCATGATCCTCAATCACCTCAACATCGACTGAGCGGCAGTTTGCCAGAATGTGATAGGTGATGAGATCTCAATACAACCAAAAACACAATGCTTAGGTTGAGCCTAACCTGCACGGAAAACGTACAAGCGTAGCGTTCAGCCGTTCGTGGCGAGCCACGCGGCCCTCACAGGCAGCAGTTCTACCCCGGATGTTTCATAAACCTGTGGGCAGGTCCAGAAACCCCCCGGTGTCAGGATAGAAGTCGCCTCCCTTTTGGGAGGCGACTTCTATCCTGACACCGGGGGACACCGTCTGACCATGGCTGGCCGCCTTCGCCAACTCCGCTCGCGCAAAGGGCTCGATCACCATCCCCGGACCCAACCGCGGATTCTTCAGCAAACGCCTCAGCCATTGCTCGCGCAGATCCTGCCGCTCGGTGTCCAAGGGCAGCAGATTGGCCAACTCCACCGTGTTCGGGGTTTGGCCTTCGATCATCGCCCCGACCGCCAGCGCCAGCTTGTTCACCACCGTCTTGCGCAGGCGCGGATGTACCTCGCGCAGCCCGCGCGCCACTTCATCAGCCAATCGTTTGACGCTTCCCATGATCCTCACTCCACTCAACATCGCCTGAGCGGCAGTTTGCCAGAATGTGATAGGTGATGAGCAAGGAGATCAAAGAATTGACAATCGGCCCCAATTCAGGAAGAATGCTCGGTCTTAAAGTTTTGGATAAAAATTCAAAAACCGGATTTTCAGGAGACCCAGTTGGCTAACTCAGTACAAGCCCGTAAGCGCGCCCGTCAGGCCGAGGTCCATCGCCAGCGCAATGCCGCGCAACGCAGCACCCTGCGCACCTTTATTAAGAAGGTCATCAAGGCGATTCGTTCGGAAGATAAGGAAGCCGCAACCCAAGCCTACAAGGACGCCGTGCCACGGATTGATCGCGCCGCGCGCAAGGGTTTGATCCACGCCAATAAGGCGGCGCGCCACAAGAGCCGTCTCAACGCTCATATCAAGGCAATGGCCTGATCGAAAAAACCGGCTTCTAGCCGGTTTTTTTATGTCGTCCATGTTTGCGCTCGATCAGGTTTGCAAGCGTTACGGACAGGCGACCGCCCTTGACGGGATCACGCTGACATTCGAGCGGGGGCGAACCACCGCGCTGATCGGACCCTCGGGGTGCGGCAAATCGACTCTGCTGCGTTTATTGATCGGGCTGCTGACTCCCGACGCGGGCAGCGTCCGCTTTGACGCTCAGCCCCTGGAGGCGGCAAGCCTGCGTCGTCTGCGCCAGCGGATGGGGTATGTCATCCAGCAGGGCGGCCTGTTCCCGCACCTCACGGCTCGCCAGAACGTAACCTTGATGGCGCGTCACCTCGGCTGGTCCCAGGCGCGCATCGCGCCGCGCCTGGCGGACCTCACCGCACTGACCCACTTCCCGGCCGACGGTCTGGACCGCTTTCCGAGCGAACTCTCCGGCGGTCAGAATCAGCGCGTGGCCCTGATGCGCGCGCTCATGCTCGACCCGGAGGCGCTGCTGCTCGACGAGCCGCTCGGCGCCCTGGACCCGATGATCCGCTACGAGCTTCAGGAAGAGTTGAAACAGATCTTCGCGACCTTGGGCAAGACGGTCGTTTTGGTGACACACGATTTGGCCGAGGCGGCCTTTCTCGCTCACGCCATCGTCCTGATGCGAGCCGGGCGGGTCGTCCAGGCCGGGTGCCTGACGGATCTGATGACCGCGCCCGCCGAACCTTTCGTCGAACAATTCATCCGCGCCCAGCGCAGCCATCTGACGGAGGGGGTCTTTTGACTGCTCGCCGCGCATGGGCTTTTCTCGGCGTGCTGTCCGCCCTGATGCCGCTGCTTGCCGGTTGCGGCCGGACTGGCGACGAGGTCGTGATCGGCAGCAAGAAGTTTACCGAGAGTGTCGTGCTTGGGGAGGTGCTGAAGGATCTGGTCGCCGATTCCGGCATGCCGGTGCGTCACCGTCGCGCGCTCGGCGGCACCCGGATCCTTTTCAATGCCCTGGCCAACGGCGAGATCGACGCCTATGTCGAGTACACCGGAACCCTGACCCATGAAATCCTGGCCCGTGCCGAGCCCCAGGATGAGGCGGCGCTCGTTGCCCGCCTGGCGCTGGATGGCATCCACATGGCTGGCTCGATCGGTTTTCAGAACAACTTCGCGCTCGGCATCCCGGAGTCCAGGGCGGCCGCCTTGGGGATCGCGAACATCTCCGACCTGAAGGGCCAACCGGATCTCCGACTGCGCTTTGGCAGCGAGTTCATGGATCGCGACGATGGTTGGCCGGGGCTGCGCGATGTCTATGGACTGCCGCAGCGCGATGTGCGCGGCGTCGAACACGAGCTGGCCTATCGCGCGCTTGGCGCTGGAGATGCCGACGTCACCGAGGTCTATACGACCGACGCCGAGATTGCCGCTTACGATCTGCGAACCCTCGTCGACGATCAAGGTTATTTCCCGCGCTACGATGCCGTGCTGCTCTACCGGGCGGACCTGGAGCAGCGCTCGCCCCTGGCGGTGGCGGCATTGCGGCGCAGTCTCGGTCTGATCGACGCGGAGCGGATGATCGCGCTGAATGCGGCGGTGAAAATCGATGGCCGCGCCGAGGCCGAGGTTGCCGCCGACTGGCTGCGCACCCGGTTCGATCTCGCGGCCGCCGCCCCGACCGAGGGCCGCGCCGCACGCCTGCTACGCTATACCCTTGAGCACGCGATGCTGGTCGGCGTGTCGCTTCTGGCGGCGGTGGTCGTGGCCGTGCCGCTCGGCATCCTGGCCGCCTACCGCCGCCGTCTGGGGCAGTCTCTGCTTGCCCTGGTCGGCATCCTGCAAACCATTCCGGCCCTGGCGCTGCTGGTGGTCATGATCCCCTTTCTCGGGATCGGCGCGGGTCCGGCCCTGGTGGCGCTGTTTCTCTACAGTCTGCTGCCGATCGTTCGCAACACCCATGCCGGTCTCGTTGGCATCCCAGCCACCCTGCGCGAGTCCGCCGACGCCTTGGGGCTGTCGGCTGGCGCCCGTCTGTGGCGGATCGAACTGCCGCTGGCGCTGCCAACCTTGCTCGCCGGTATCAAAACCGCGGCCGTGATCAACATCGGCGCGGCTACGCTTGGCGCACTGATCGGCGCCGGCGGGTATGGTCAGCCGATTCTGGCCGGCATTCGGCTCGACGACACGGGTTTGATCCTGGAAGGCGCCATCCCCTCGGCGCTGTTCGCGCTCGCCGCGCAATGGCTGTTCGAGCGGGCGGAGCGGGCGGTGGTTCCGCGCGGGATTCGCAGCTAAACCGCGTCCAGAGCGAAATGCGTAATTTTCGTTATGTGTTCAATGATGTGGATTTCAGCGACATCAGGTAGAGACGCGGTTTAGAAATTTATATTTTTTAACCCAAGTTGCTACCCAGCGAGATTCAGAAGAGGAAGTTGAGGCTGCAGGCCAGGATAAAGAATGCCGTCTTGAGTTCAAAACCGGCAGCGGTCACGCTGTGGATATGCTTGGGTAGCAATCGCTCGATGAGGCTCCCGGTCGTTTCCACGGCATGACGCGCGGAGGACATCAAGTACGTCAGCGCCGGTTCGTGGGGACGCTTGGAGTTTTTCTTGCGGAGCGGCAGCAGATGCAAACCTGCTTCCTTCAGGAGATCCTCATAGCCATAGTCGTTATAGGCTTTATCGCCAGTGATCGTCGCCTGAGCCGGGAGATCGAAGGCATATTGTTTCAATGCTTTAGCATCGCTGTCCGCGCCGGGTGTCAGAAAAAACTCGATGGGTTGTCCTTGAGCAGTGACCATCAGGTGGATTTTGACTCCATAGAAGTAGCGGTGTTTGCTCGCCTGGTAGCCGCGCCAGGCTTCGCCTTGATAACGACGACAGCGACGAATCCGGATGTTGTCGCAGACGGGGAGCGGAAAGCTGTCGACGATATAGAGACGCTCGGTGTTCAATTGATGCCCGAGGCTGGCCAAGACATGAAACAACGGCATCACGAACGGTTCGCAACGATGGAGACGGCGCACGAAGCGACTCGCACTGAGCCGATGTGGCAGATAGCCCGTTTCATGCAAGAACCGATGTGCCCGTTTGAAGCATCCGCCAAACTCGAGGGCAGCGACCAACGCGGTGGTGAGAATTTCCGCGTCGGACACCTGACACTGGGGGTCTTCACGATGACCGAGTGCTTTCAACAGATCGTCACAAAAGCAGTACACGAATATAATTTGTGTATCCATCGGGGTTCCTCGCCAGTCGTTGCGCAGTAGGGGTACTCACAACGCTAGCAAACTCCGATGGACGCCGATCCATCAAGGTGGCAACTTGGGTTTTTTAATATTTTAAACCGCGCCCCACCGGGATGTCCGTCATGGCGCAAAAGCTGGAGAAAGCCACAAAACGACGTTTTTCGCTCTGGGCGCGGTTTAAGAGAGCAATCAGTGCGCTGGCGGTCGCCCCGTCGAGGTTTGGGGACGATACGCGAGCGCCAGCAGGAGCGCTCCGGCGAGGATCATGGGGAGCGTCAGCAACTGCCCCATGGTGAGCCAGTCGAAGGCGAGGTAGCCGATGTGGGCATCCGGCAACCGCACGAATTCCACCATGAATCGGAATGTCCCGTAACCGAGCAGAAACAGACCCGAGACGGCCATCATGGGGCGCGGTTTGCGGGAGAAGAACCAGAGGATGAAAAACAGCGCGAGTCCTTCCAGCGCCGCTTCGTAGAGTTGCGAGGCATGGACCGGCGGACTCCAGAGGGCGTCCCGCGCTTGATCCAGGCATTGACCTGGAAATTCGTCACAGGGCAGGCGCATGCCCCAGGGGGCGTCGGTGCGATGCCCCCACAGCTCTCCGTTGATGAAATTGCCGAGCCGTCCGGCGAGGAGCCCCGGCGGGACGAGCGGAGCCAGAAAGTCGGCGACCTGGAAGAAGCGTATCCGCTGTCGGCGCGCGAAGTAGAGGATGGCCAGCAGGACACCGATCAAACCGCCGTGAAAGGACATGCCGCCTTCCCAGACCTTTAAGAGATTTAGCGGGTTGGCGAGGATCTGGTCGAAGCCGTAGAAAAACATGTAGCCGAGACGTCCGCCGGCGATGGTGCCGATGACGCAATAGAAAATCAGGTCGTCCACCATCTCGCCGGTCCAGCCGGAGCCCGGTCGCGAGCCGCGCCAGCGGCCCAGCGTCCAGGCCACGGCGAAGCCGACGAGATACATGAGACCGTACCAATGGACCTTGAGCGGTCCAATGGCCAGCGCGATGGGGTCGAGATCGGGGTAGGTCAACATGGGTGCGGATGGTATCACTGTGATATGACAGGGTTGAAGTGATCGTCAGAGTCGATCTGACTGCCTCTGTTTATTGGGATTTCGCAACAGAACATAGACTGCGCCCGTGCCGCCGTCGCGTCGGGTGGCCGAACAGAAGGCCAGAACCTGATCGTAGAGGCGTAGCCAGTAATTGACCTTCTGCTTGAGCACCGGCTGATTGTCCGAGGAACGATGCCCCTTGCCATGGATGATGCGCGCGCACCGGACATGACGATGGCCGCACTCGGCAAGGAATTCGGCGAGGAGTTGCCGGGCATGCTCGGCATGCAGACCATGCAGATCCACCTCCAGCCCCACCTCGATCGCGCCGCGTTGCAGGTCGGCGATGACGCGGCGTTGAATGCCGGGGCGGACAAACAGGAGGAAGTCGTGCGTTTCGACTTCGGATTCGGACAGGGTGGCGTTCGCGTCGTCTTCCGGCGGCGCGATGTGGCGCGGGCGCGGAATTGGCGGCGGCTTGGGGCGATAGGTCGCGACAGCGTCATGCCGCAGCGGCGCGGCGTCCCGGACCTGCTCGCGAAACAAGTCCAGGTCGGCCTCTTGGATTTGCTTCTTCATGACGGGTGGCGACCGCGGTGTGCAGAACTTGGCACCGGAGTATATCAGTGCGGGCGTTGATTCAGCCGGGATGCTTGATGGGTTTCTATTGGGTATGATCCCAGGAGCATTCCCTGCTTTTATCGCCGTCTTCGGAACGCATGACATCCTATGAAAATCCTGGTCAGTAACGACGACGGCTATCAATCGCCGGGCTTGATCGCACTTGCCAGTGCGCTGGGTCAGCTCGGAGAGGTCGTGGTGGTCGCGCCGGAGCGCGACCGGAGCGGCGCCAGCAATTCGCTGACCCTGGATGTGCCGCTACGGGCAACGCGCACGGCGAATGGCTATATCCGAGTGGATGGAACGCCGACCGATTGCGTGCATCTCGCCCTGACGGGCTTGTTCCAAACCGACCCCGACCCCGATCTCGTGGTCGCGGGGATCAATCACGGGCCAAATCTAGGCGATGACGTGCTCTATTCCGGGACGGTCGCGGCGGCGACCGAGGGGCGCTTCCTGGGCCTGCCCTCGATGGCGGTGTCCATCGTCTCGCATGAGCCCAGGTACCTGGCGACGGCGTCCAGAGTCGCCGTGCGGCTGGTCTCTCGATTACGCGAGCATCCGCTGGAGTCCAGCATCATCCTCAATGTGAATGTGCCGGATCTGCCGTACGAGGATCTTAAGGGATTCGTGGCAACCCGGCTTGGGCATCGACACAAGGCGGAGCCGGTGGTGATGGCGAGGGATCCCCGAGGCCGGACGATTTACTGGGTCGGCCCCGCGGGACCGGAGCAGGATGCCGGACCGGGAACGGATTTCGATGCCGTGCGTCATGGTTTCGTCTCGATCACCCCCTTGCAGGTCGACCTGACTCGCCACGCCGCGCTAGAGACGCTTGGCCATTGGTTGGCGGCCAGAGGATGATTGAGGTGACGATGGATCCAGGGATCGGGATGACCTCCCTGCGCACACGGAAACGGTTGATTCTCCGTCTGCGCGAGGCCGGGATTCACGCGCCGGAGGTGCTGACAGCGATGCGGGATCTGCCGCGGCATCTGTTTGTGGACGAGGCGCTGGCGAGCCGGGCCTACGAAGATTCGGCGCTGCCGATCGGTCATGGTCAGACCATCTCTCAGCCCTATACCGTCGCGCGCATGACGCAATCGCTGTTGGAACGCGTCAGGCCGGATACGGTGCTTGAAATCGGCACGGGTTCGGGTTTTCAAACCGCCGTGCTCGCCTCCATGGTGCGCCGTGTCTACAGTGTGGAACGCGTGCGCGAATTGCTGGATCGCGCGCGGCAACGGTTGAGTGCTCTCAAACAGCGAAATATTCGTTTTCTGCTTGGCGATGGGTCGAAGGGCTGGCTTGACTATGCGCCCTACGATGGCATCCTGGTGACCGCCGCGCCACGCGGAGTGCCGCGGCTGCTGGCCGAGCAACTGGCGCCGGGAGGAGTCATGGTGCTGCCGATCGGGGATGCCGCGCGGCAGATGCTGGTGCGAGTCACCAGGGTCGGGGATGGATTCGAGCAGGAGATGCTGGAAGCGGTGAGTTTTGTGCCCTTGCTGATGGGAATTTCCGATTCGGTATCGGAAGGATAAGCGGGTTGATGGGTGTTTCAAATAGGCGCGTTCTCCTTGCCCTTTGCCTGATTGTTTGGTTGCCGTCGATGCTTGGCGGTTGCAGTAGCACGACTCCGGCGCCAGTGTATGGTTGGAATTGGCGGGGGCCGGTTCCCGAGGGATTTTACCTCGTGCGCACGGGCGACAGCCTGAGTCTTGTCGCGCAGCGGCTCGGCATCAGCGCGCGCAAACTGGCGAAATGGAATGGACTGAAGCCGCCCTACGTCATCTATGCGGATACCTTGCTGCGCGCGGCACCGCCGGATCCAGCCAGTCCCAGGCGGATCGCCGGGGCGGCGGTCGCGCCCGAGAAAAAATCCGATGCCGCGGTGCGCCCCAGCCGCGGCCATGTCCAGACGCCCAGAGTCTCCGCCAGCAAAAAAAGCAGAGAGCTAAAAGATAAAAACAAACCTGGCAGCCAACGTGAATCCTCCGAAATTGCCTGGGCATGGCCCTTGAGCGGTCCATTGATTCAGGGGTTCCATGCCGGCGATCGCACGCGCCAGGGGATCCGCATTGGCGGGCGTGCCGGCGAGGCGGTCAGAGCCAGCGCGGATGGCCTGGTGGTGTATAGCGGTGGTGGACTCAAGGCGTATGGCAACCTTATCATCATCAAACATAACGACAACTATTTGAGTGCATACGGCTTCAACCGCTCGCTGTTCGTTAAGGAGGGGGATCGCGTCACGGGCGGTCAGGCCGTGGCGGAGGTTGGTCAAGGAGCCGAAGGAACCCATCTGCTGCACTTTGAGGTCCGCCGTCACGGGACGGCCGTTGACCCGATCGCTTACCTGCCCGCGCGAAACTAACCCCGCCCGACTGGGCGGAGGGAGATGTGGATGCCAATCGCCGAAGACCTGGAGGCAAACGAGAATTCGTCGGATCTCGACAGCGAATCGCTGCTCTTGCTCAATGAGGATTCCGAACTGATCGAGGCGGAGGAGGCTGTCGAGGTTGAGGTCGACGCGGTCGAATCCCCGGATCGCATTGAGCCCCGCGGCGAGCGCTTCAGCTCGGGAGATGGCGATTTCGATGCCACCCGGTACTACCTCAACGAAATCGGCGCCTCCAAGCTTCTGACCGCCGAGGAAGAGGTTTACTTTTCGCGCCTGGCCCAGGGGGGCGACAACGCCGCCCGTCAGCGCATGATTGTCAGCAATCTCCGGCTCGTGGTGAAGATCGCCCGTCGTTATCTGAACCGCGGTCTGCCGTTGCTCGATCTGATCGAGGAAGGCAATCTGGGCCTGATCCGGGCGGTCGAGAAATTCGACCCCGAACGCGGATTTCGCTTTTCCACCTATGCGACCTGGTGGATCCGCCAGACCATCGAGCGGGCGATCATGAACCAGACCCGCACGGTGCGTCTCCCGATTCATGTCGTCAAGGAGATCAACCTCTATCTCAAGGCGGCGCGCAATCTTGGGCAGCGGCTCGACCACGAGCCCACCACCGAGGAGATCGCCAGCCTGCTCGACAAGCCTATCAGCGAAGTGAAACGCATGCTGGGGCTCAACGAACGCATCTCCTCGGTCGATACGCCGTTCAGCAAGGATGCCGACAAGCCATTGGTGGATATGCTGGAAGACGAAGCGGCCAGCGATCCGGCCGACAATATCCAGGACACCGACATCCAGACCAATCTCGAACATTGGCTAAACAAGCTCAACGACAAACAGCGCGAGGTGGTGGAACGGCGTTTTGGATTGCACGGTTATGATTATTCGACGCTGGAGAGCGTGGCCCAGGAACTTGGCGTGACCCGCGAGCGCGTCCGCCAAATTCAAATGGACGCACTGAAACGTCTTCGGGATATCCTGGAAAAAGAAGGATTTTCAGTCGAATCCTTTTTCAAGTGAGACGAGGACTGTTTCCGTGGTTGTCCCCAATCCAAGTGGGCGCTTCTGTGGATAAGCTGTGCGATGGATGGGTAACAGACTGACTGGGAAGCCTGATCCTGTAACTGGTCAGGATTTGACCACTTTGCCGCCCGCCACCCTCGGAAAAATGCCACTTCCTGTACCGCTAATGGTCTTGCTCCAGCGATCGAGGTCAGGCTCCAAGAAACCGTCCAGCAACGATTTCCCGAATCGGCGAAACCGACGGCCAAGTCGCCCGCTTGCGGGCGACGCCGATACAGGGGAAAGTGTTGATGGATGGCTCCTAAGCATAGGCCGGCGCGAAGACCCTCTCGGGATCTTCCACGGGGCCGCTGTCTCCCCAATACGGTGAGAGTTTGCGCAGTTGCGCGACGATCGGCGGAACCGCCGCAATG is part of the Thiocystis violascens DSM 198 genome and encodes:
- a CDS encoding peptidoglycan DD-metalloendopeptidase family protein, with translation MRTGDSLSLVAQRLGISARKLAKWNGLKPPYVIYADTLLRAAPPDPASPRRIAGAAVAPEKKSDAAVRPSRGHVQTPRVSASKKSRELKDKNKPGSQRESSEIAWAWPLSGPLIQGFHAGDRTRQGIRIGGRAGEAVRASADGLVVYSGGGLKAYGNLIIIKHNDNYLSAYGFNRSLFVKEGDRVTGGQAVAEVGQGAEGTHLLHFEVRRHGTAVDPIAYLPARN
- the rpoS gene encoding RNA polymerase sigma factor RpoS; this translates as MPIAEDLEANENSSDLDSESLLLLNEDSELIEAEEAVEVEVDAVESPDRIEPRGERFSSGDGDFDATRYYLNEIGASKLLTAEEEVYFSRLAQGGDNAARQRMIVSNLRLVVKIARRYLNRGLPLLDLIEEGNLGLIRAVEKFDPERGFRFSTYATWWIRQTIERAIMNQTRTVRLPIHVVKEINLYLKAARNLGQRLDHEPTTEEIASLLDKPISEVKRMLGLNERISSVDTPFSKDADKPLVDMLEDEAASDPADNIQDTDIQTNLEHWLNKLNDKQREVVERRFGLHGYDYSTLESVAQELGVTRERVRQIQMDALKRLRDILEKEGFSVESFFK